The following coding sequences lie in one Myxococcus xanthus genomic window:
- the nudC gene encoding NAD(+) diphosphatase — protein sequence MSSAPLFVPDHTPPDRPREGALLFLARGMDVLVHEHADGVAIPTGAAFPELAAAAHYLGALDGVDCYAAGFTQDFVPPEGYKAVAARSLFKRVDDARFAVAGRALAIVEWDLTHRFCGRCGEPTLLVPGERARRCPVDKTPFYPRLAPAIIVLITRGDTMLLAHNAQFPEPMFSTLAGFVEPGESLEECVAREVKEEVGIDVKNIRYFGSQPWPFGRSLMVGFTAEYAGGEITVDQKEISEAHWFSPDNLPRIPPKLSIARKLIDAFVERVKGPAAP from the coding sequence GTGAGCTCCGCCCCCCTCTTCGTCCCCGACCACACCCCGCCCGACCGGCCCCGCGAGGGCGCCCTGCTCTTCCTCGCCCGGGGCATGGACGTGCTCGTCCACGAGCATGCGGACGGCGTCGCCATTCCCACCGGCGCGGCCTTCCCGGAGCTCGCCGCCGCCGCGCACTACCTGGGAGCGCTGGACGGCGTGGACTGCTACGCGGCGGGGTTCACCCAGGACTTCGTCCCGCCGGAAGGCTACAAGGCTGTCGCCGCCCGCTCGCTCTTCAAGCGAGTGGATGACGCCCGCTTCGCCGTGGCGGGCCGCGCGCTCGCGATTGTCGAGTGGGACCTCACCCACCGCTTCTGCGGCCGCTGCGGCGAACCCACCCTGTTGGTTCCGGGTGAGCGCGCCCGCCGCTGCCCGGTGGACAAGACGCCCTTCTATCCCCGCCTCGCCCCCGCCATCATCGTCCTCATCACCCGCGGCGACACGATGCTGCTGGCGCACAACGCCCAATTCCCAGAGCCCATGTTCAGCACGCTCGCCGGCTTCGTGGAGCCGGGGGAGTCGCTGGAGGAGTGCGTGGCGCGCGAGGTGAAGGAGGAAGTCGGCATCGACGTGAAGAACATCCGCTACTTCGGCTCGCAGCCGTGGCCCTTCGGCCGCTCGCTGATGGTGGGCTTCACCGCCGAATACGCGGGCGGCGAAATCACCGTGGACCAGAAGGAAATCTCCGAGGCCCACTGGTTCAGCCCGGACAACCTGCCGCGCATCCCCCCGAAGCTCAGCATTGCCCGGAAGCTCATCGACGCCTTCGTCGAGCGCGTGAAGGGCCCCGCCGCCCCTTGA
- the gloA gene encoding lactoylglutathione lyase: protein MRILHTMLRVGDLERSLDFYTRVIGMKLLRRHDYPDGKFTLAFVGFGPEDTHPALELTHNWGVEKYELGTAYGHIALGVSDIHGTCEAIRQAGGKVVREPGPMKHGTTVIAFVEDPDGYKVELIQKDS from the coding sequence ATGCGAATCCTGCACACCATGCTCCGCGTCGGTGACCTCGAGCGCTCGCTCGACTTCTACACCCGGGTCATCGGCATGAAGTTGCTGCGCCGTCACGACTACCCCGACGGCAAGTTCACCCTGGCCTTCGTGGGCTTCGGCCCCGAGGACACCCACCCCGCCTTGGAGCTCACGCACAACTGGGGCGTCGAGAAGTACGAGCTCGGCACGGCCTATGGGCACATCGCGTTGGGCGTCAGTGACATCCACGGCACGTGCGAGGCCATCCGGCAGGCCGGTGGCAAGGTGGTCCGCGAGCCCGGCCCCATGAAGCACGGCACCACCGTCATCGCCTTCGTCGAGGACCCGGACGGCTACAAGGTCGAGCTCATCCAGAAGGACAGCTGA